From one Azotosporobacter soli genomic stretch:
- a CDS encoding RnfABCDGE type electron transport complex subunit D, giving the protein MSAEAKMEIGTLSVSTSPHIRSEESISKIMWSVNAALAPAALFSVYNFGMPAVTNLLLCIISAVFTEYLVLRWQGKDNVICDGSAVLTGLLLAMNIPAGLPWYMPVFGSVVAIGIAKHTMGGLGYNIFNPALIGRAFLLASWPIAMTTWPTPASLLGKVDAVTSATPLGIMKLQGYEKLVALFGDKMEMYKSLFIGTRGGSAGETSAVLLLLGGAYLIYKGYINWQVPVTMIATVGVLTGVFGGDPIVHMMSGGLILGAFYMATDMVTIPITIKGQVIFAIGAGLLTVLIRLLGGYPEGVCYAILLMNCVTPLIDRLVRPKKYGARG; this is encoded by the coding sequence ATGAGTGCGGAAGCAAAAATGGAGATCGGTACCCTGTCGGTCTCGACATCACCCCATATCAGGAGTGAAGAGTCCATCAGCAAAATCATGTGGAGCGTCAATGCTGCATTGGCTCCGGCAGCCCTGTTTTCAGTCTACAATTTCGGCATGCCGGCGGTAACCAATCTCTTATTGTGTATTATCAGTGCGGTATTCACCGAGTACCTGGTCTTGCGCTGGCAGGGCAAGGATAATGTGATTTGCGACGGCAGCGCGGTTCTTACCGGCTTGCTCTTGGCAATGAACATCCCGGCAGGTTTGCCGTGGTATATGCCGGTCTTCGGTTCTGTGGTGGCAATCGGCATTGCCAAACATACGATGGGCGGTCTTGGTTATAATATTTTCAATCCGGCGTTGATCGGACGGGCTTTTTTGCTTGCATCCTGGCCGATTGCGATGACAACCTGGCCGACGCCTGCTTCTTTGCTGGGTAAGGTCGACGCTGTGACGTCGGCAACGCCGCTTGGCATCATGAAGCTGCAAGGCTATGAAAAACTGGTCGCTCTGTTCGGCGACAAAATGGAAATGTATAAGTCGCTCTTCATTGGGACCAGAGGCGGCAGTGCGGGCGAAACGTCGGCGGTGCTCCTGCTCTTGGGCGGCGCGTACCTGATTTATAAAGGTTATATCAACTGGCAGGTGCCGGTCACGATGATTGCGACGGTTGGCGTGCTGACCGGAGTATTCGGCGGTGATCCGATCGTTCACATGATGTCCGGCGGTTTGATCCTCGGTGCATTTTATATGGCGACCGACATGGTTACGATTCCGATCACGATCAAGGGGCAAGTCATTTTCGCGATTGGCGCGGGACTTCTGACGGTGCTGATTCGCCTTTTGGGCGGCTATCCGGAAGGCGTTTGCTATGCAATCTTGCTGATGAACTGCGTCACGCCGTTGATCGATCGTTTGGTACGGCCTAAAAAATACGGAGCAAGGGGGTAA
- a CDS encoding RnfABCDGE type electron transport complex subunit G produces MSHDAHGHDADDNIFKIGINMTIACLLSGAIIAGVYAFTAPVAANSRIELKNNAMKAVVSDAQEFTPIAGKTDWYLAKKDGKTVAYVVPAETKGYGGAIKMVLSVTPDGKVMDYKILQHNETPGLGDKAGEPKFSKQFVGKAAEALEVVKVPTDKNIQALTGATITSRAVTKGIKEAVEEVVAYAAANK; encoded by the coding sequence ATGTCTCATGATGCACACGGCCATGACGCCGATGATAATATTTTCAAGATAGGCATTAACATGACCATCGCCTGCCTGTTATCCGGTGCGATTATTGCCGGCGTATATGCTTTCACTGCGCCGGTGGCGGCGAACTCAAGAATCGAACTGAAGAACAATGCGATGAAAGCCGTCGTCAGCGACGCGCAGGAATTCACGCCGATTGCCGGTAAGACCGATTGGTATCTGGCGAAGAAAGACGGCAAGACGGTTGCTTATGTCGTACCTGCAGAAACGAAAGGCTACGGCGGTGCGATCAAAATGGTTCTCTCGGTTACGCCGGACGGCAAGGTGATGGACTATAAGATTCTGCAGCATAACGAGACGCCGGGACTGGGCGATAAGGCTGGCGAACCTAAGTTCAGCAAACAGTTTGTCGGCAAGGCAGCCGAGGCGCTCGAAGTGGTGAAAGTGCCGACGGATAAGAACATCCAGGCGCTGACCGGCGCGACGATTACATCGCGTGCTGTCACTAAAGGCATTAAGGAAGCGGTAGAAGAAGTGGTTGCTTATGCGGCCGCCAATAAATAG
- the rsxE gene encoding electron transport complex subunit RsxE — MNLWQIFIKGVFEQNPIFRLALSLCPALAVTSTAMNATAMGVAVLFVITANNMVVSVFRKLVNPKVRVPVYITSIATIVTVVQLVMEAYTPLLYKELSIYLALIVVFAIILARAEVFAAKNSIVPSMFDGLGMGAGFALAMILVGMIRELFGSGSIYGMQLLGASYDPALIMILPPGGFILIGLMIGSFNIIGAYQDRMKAEKAKGGVA; from the coding sequence ATGAATTTATGGCAGATTTTCATCAAAGGCGTATTTGAACAAAACCCGATCTTTCGTTTGGCGCTGAGTCTGTGTCCTGCTCTGGCGGTCACATCTACAGCGATGAATGCGACGGCGATGGGAGTGGCAGTACTGTTTGTTATTACGGCGAACAATATGGTTGTCTCCGTGTTTCGCAAACTGGTCAATCCCAAAGTGCGTGTTCCGGTTTACATCACTTCGATCGCGACGATCGTTACGGTCGTCCAACTGGTGATGGAGGCGTATACGCCGCTGTTGTACAAGGAATTGAGCATTTATTTGGCGCTGATCGTCGTATTCGCAATCATCTTGGCCCGGGCCGAGGTGTTTGCGGCGAAGAATTCCATCGTACCGTCGATGTTTGACGGACTGGGCATGGGCGCTGGTTTCGCACTGGCGATGATTTTGGTCGGCATGATCCGCGAACTTTTTGGTTCGGGATCCATCTACGGCATGCAGCTCCTGGGCGCAAGCTATGATCCGGCTTTGATTATGATCCTGCCGCCGGGCGGTTTCATCCTGATCGGCTTGATGATCGGCAGCTTCAATATCATTGGCGCGTATCAAGATCGAATGAAAGCTGAAAAAGCGAAAGGAGGCGTCGCCTGA
- a CDS encoding electron transport complex protein RnfA, with product MDMLKEYFTLFMGAVIVNNFVLTRFLGLCIFFGVSKNLNASIGMGMAVTSVMTLSSILAWVVYNYVLHPFHLTFLTTAVFVVMIASFVQLLEMIIKKHAPTLYNMWGIYLVLIATNCIVLGVPLLNAESNFTFGKSVVHAIGSGAGFALAIILMASLREKLQYAAVPKSLEGLGISFILAGMLALSFFGFSGMIPL from the coding sequence ATGGACATGTTAAAAGAGTATTTCACCCTGTTCATGGGTGCCGTCATCGTTAATAACTTTGTTCTGACACGTTTCCTCGGCCTTTGTATTTTCTTCGGCGTTTCCAAAAATCTAAATGCCTCCATCGGCATGGGGATGGCGGTAACGTCGGTTATGACGCTGAGCTCGATTCTGGCGTGGGTGGTATACAACTATGTGTTGCATCCGTTCCATCTGACGTTCCTGACTACGGCAGTCTTTGTTGTCATGATTGCCAGTTTTGTGCAATTGTTGGAGATGATCATCAAGAAACATGCTCCGACGTTGTATAATATGTGGGGCATTTATCTGGTGCTGATTGCCACGAACTGTATCGTGCTTGGCGTACCGCTCTTGAATGCGGAATCCAACTTCACCTTCGGCAAGAGCGTGGTGCATGCGATCGGTTCCGGCGCTGGTTTCGCCTTGGCGATCATCCTGATGGCCAGTCTGCGGGAAAAATTACAATATGCGGCTGTCCCTAAATCTTTGGAAGGTCTGGGCATTTCCTTCATTCTTGCAGGTATGCTGGCGTTGTCCTTCTTTGGATTTTCGGGCATGATTCCGCTATAA